Within the Pseudomonas guangdongensis genome, the region ATGCGCGGCATTTCCACATCGAGGGTCAGCACGTCGGGATTGTGCTGCTTGATCAGATCGCGCGCGACCAGCGGATCGGGAGCGACCGCCACCACTTCCATGTCACCCTGGGAGTTGATGATTTCGCTCAGCAGGTCACGGATCAGTGCCGAGTCGTCGACACACAGTACCTTGATCTTGGGGGTGCTCACGGCATATCTCCTTTGCGGCAACCGCGCCGGCCTGGCGAGGCAGCGGGGCGGTTGCATCCAGCGTCTGGCATATCAGGTCAATATCGGCGGCGCCGTCTCAGGCTTTAGCGCCCGGCGCCAGGGTGTAGACCGTCTGCCCGCGCAGCTTGAACTCGTCGGTCAGGTAGGTGAAGTTCTCCGAATGCCCGGTGATCAGCAGGCCGTCCGGCTTCATGTAGGGCACGAAGCGCTTGAGGATACGGGTCTGACTGGGCTTGTCGAAGTAGATCATGATGTTGCGGCAGAAGATCGCGTCGAACTGGCCGCTGACGTCCCAGCGCGGGGCGTGCAGGTTGAGCTGGCGAAAGTCCACCATCCGCGCCAGTTCCGGGCGCACCCGGGCCAGGCCGATGCGCTCGCCGCTGCCCTTGAGGAAGAAGCGCTTGACCCGCTCCTCGCCGATCTCCAGCACCTGCTTGAGCGGGTAGACGCCGACCTTGGCCTTGGCCAGGGCATCGGTGTCGATGTCGGTGGCGATCACCTGGGACTGGCTGGCCACGCTCGCCGGCAGGCTCTCCAGCAGGGTCATGGCGATCGAGTAGGGTTCCTCGCCCGTGGAGGCGGCGGCGCACCAGATGCGCACCGGCTCGCTGCGCCCGGCGATGTGCTGGGCCAGCAGCGGGAAGTGGTGGGCTTCGCGGAAGAACGCGGTCAGGTTGGTGGTCAGCGCGTTGGTGAAGGCCTCCCACTCGCGCGCCGCCGGCTGGCGGGCCAGGCGGTCGAGATAGTCGCCGAAATGGCTGATGCCATGCAGGCGCAGGCGCTTGGCCAGACGGCTGTAGACCATCTCGCGCTTGTTGTCGGCCAGCACGATGCCGGCACGGTCGTAGATCAGCTGGCAGATGCGTGCAAAATCGGTATCGGTCAGCACCAGGTCGCGGCCGAGAATGCCGGCCGCACCGGGCAGGTCAGTATGCAACTGGCTGCTCAAAATGACTCCCACTCCTCGACGACCGGGACATCCCGGCGCGAGTCAGGCTTGCCCGAACTCCCTTTGGCGGACATCGCCGCAGGTCCTGTGTTGGGCATTCCCTTGCCGGTTGCCGCGACGGCCGGACGGCTCGCCTGTGGCGCACGCACCGCCGCCGGACGGGCGGCGGTTTCCTTGAGACGGAAGACGGAGATGGCCCGTTCGACCTCGGCGACCTGATCCTCCAGGCGCTTGGCAACCTGTGCGGCGCTCTGCACCAGTCCGGCGTTCTGCTGGGTGACATCGTCCATCTGCACCACGGCCTGGTTGACTTGGGCGATGCCGCTGCTCTGCTCGTCGGAGGCGGCGGCGATCTCGCCCATGATGTCGTTGACCCGCGTCACCGCGCCGACCACGCCATCGATGCTCTGCTCGGCGCGCCGCACCAGCTGGGCGCCCGACTCGATCTGCAGCGAGGAGCTGTCGATCAGGCTGCGGATCTCCTTGGCCGCCGCCGCCGAGCGGCTGGCCAGGTTGCGCACCTCGCTGGCCACCACGGCAAAGCCGCGGCCCTGCTCGCCGGCCCGCGCCGCCTCCACCGAGGCGTTGAGGGCGAGGATGTTGGTCTGGAAGGCGATCGAGTCGATCACATTGATGATTTCGGTCATCTTGCGCGAGGTAGCGGTGATCTCGCGCATGGTCTCGACCACCTGGCTCATCACCGCCCCGCTGTCACGCACCGTGTCGGAGGCATCGCCGGACAGCTGGCTGGCCTGACGGGCGTTGCCGGCATTCTGCTGCACGGTGCCGGTCAGCTGCTCCATGCTCGCCGCGGTCTGCTGCAGGGACGCCGCCTGCTGCTCGGTACGCGAGGCCAGGTTCTCGTTGCCGCGGGCGATCTCGTGCGCCGAGTGGGCGAAGGTGTCGATGCTGCCGTTCACGTCGGCGGCGATGCTGGTCAGGCTCTTGCGCAGGGTGTCCAGCAGATGGGCCATGCGGCCCATCTCGTGCTCGCCGAAGTCCGGCAGCTCGGCACCGAGATTGCCGGCCGCCAGCTGGGCGGTGAAGTCCATCGAGGCGTGCAGCGGGCGCAGCACCGAGCGCACGGTCGAGTAGCCGAGTCCGGCCAGCAGCAGCAGGCCGACCAGCACCAGGCCCAGCTGAGCCATCTGGTAGCTGCCATGGGCCGCAGCGCTCTCGGCCTGCATGCCCAGGTAGCCGAGCAGCCCGCTGAGCAGCAGCAGGGCAACCGAGCTGCCGACCATCAGGGTCAGCCGCCCGCGCAGGGAGCCGAGCTTGCCGAGGCGCTCCAGCAGGCCGGGCAGACCGCGCTTGACCAGCCGGCCGCGGGCCAGCCCGAGGTTGCCGCCCTGTCCCGCCTGAATCGCCTGGTAGGCGGCGGCGGCGGTGTCGATGTCGCGCCGCGACGGCTTGACCCGCACCGAGGCATAGCCGGCCAGCTGACCATTCTCGTAGTAGGGCGTGACGTTGGCGTTGACCCAGTAGTGGTCGCCGTTCTTGCGACGGTTCTTGACGATGCCGTTCCAGCTCTGACCGCCCTGGATGGTCTGCCACAGGTTGGCGAACGCCACCGGCGGCATGTCGGGGTGGCGCACCAGGTTGTGGTTGGCGCCCATCAGCTCGGCATGGCTGTAACCGCTGACCTTGACGAACGCCGGATTGGCGTAGGTGATCCGCCCCTTGAGGTCGGTGCGCGAAATCAGGAAGTCGTCGTCCTGCAATTCGTACTCACGCTGGGTGACTGGCTGATTGTTGCGCATGCAAAAACATTCTCCGAGGCATCTGGCGCCCGGAGGATTCGTATCGTTCCGGGCGGGGTATTGTTATTAGAAGTCTTGCCAGTCGTCGTCCGTTTCGCGGCGGCTCGATTCCTTGCGAGCGGGAGTGGTGGGCTGGCGGGCGACGCTGCGCTCGGCGCTCTCGAACTGCGTCTGCGCCCAGGACTTGGCCGCGGCAGCCGGGGAGCGGCCGGCAGCCTGTTCGAACTCGGCCAGCACGCGGAACCCCTCCACGGCCTGGCGCAGGCGGTTGGCCTCACCGACCAGATCGGCTGCCGAACGACTGGCTTCCTGCACCAGGTTGGCGTTCTGCTGGGTCACCACGTCCATCTGGGTGACGGCTTGATTGACCAGGGCGATGCCGCTGCTCTGCTCCTGGGAGGCGGCGGCGATCTCGTCCATGATGTCGGCGACCTTCTGTACCGAGTCGACGATTTCCTGCATGGAGCTGCCCGCTTGGGCGACCAGCTTGCTGCCGGCATCGACCCGCTCGACCGAGGCGTTGATCAGCGCGCGGATCTCCTGCGAGGCCTGCGCACTGCGGCTGGCCAGGCTGCGCACCTCGCCGGCGACCACGGCAAAACCACGCCCCTGCTCGCCGGCCCGCGCCGCCTCCACCGAGGCGTTGAGGGCGAGAATGTTGGTCTGGAAGGCGATCGAGTCGATCAGCTTGATGATCTCGGCGACCTTCTGCGAGCTGCTGCTGATCTCGCCCATGGTGCTGACCACCTCGCCGACCACCTCGCCGCCGCGCTTGGCGGCCTGCGCCGCGCTGTCGGCCAGGCTGCTGGCCTGGCGTGCGTTGTCGGCGTTCTGCCCGACGGTGGAGGTCAGCTCCTCCATGCTCGATGCGGTGTCCTCCAGGGAGCTGGCCTGCTGCACGGTGCGGGTCGACAGGCTGCTGTTGCCGTCGGCGATTTCCTGCGCGCCGTCGCGGATCAGCTGGCTGCTGTGACGCACCGTACCGACGGTTTCCGACAGGCGCTGCTGGATGTGCGCCAGGCCGGCGAACAGCTTGCCGATCTCGTTGGTGCTGCGCACCTCGATGCGCCCGGCCAGGTCGCCGGCGGCGATCTGCTCGCAATGCTCGACCACCCGCTGCAGCGGCCGGATCACGTTCACCGACACCCCCCAGAGCACACCGACCACGGTCGCTGCGGTGCCCAGCAGGATCAGGCCGATCGCCCAGCGCACCAGCGTGGCGAACTCGGCGAAGTTCTGCAGCTGCACACCGCCGGCCCGCAGGGCCTGCTCGGCATGGTTGATGCTGTAGAGGTTCAGGGCGCTCGACACGGCCAGCAGCACCGCGAAAGTCGCCAAAACCAGAGCCCAGCTCACGCGCACTGTCATGTTGTCGATCAGTTTCATGCCCAACTCCCTGCCTAGTCTGTCTGCCGCTGTCGCCTCACGAATCAGCTGAAGCTGGTTTCGAAACGCTGCTCGCCCGCCCGCGGCGCCGGCACCTGTCGAGGCTCCTGCGCCGGTGCGTGGCGGGCGCTCTCGTCGGTGACGAAGTGCGCAACGTGCTCGCGCAGCTCGTCGCTCTGCTGGCTCAGGCGCTTCGAGGATTGTGCGC harbors:
- a CDS encoding methyl-accepting chemotaxis protein — protein: MKLIDNMTVRVSWALVLATFAVLLAVSSALNLYSINHAEQALRAGGVQLQNFAEFATLVRWAIGLILLGTAATVVGVLWGVSVNVIRPLQRVVEHCEQIAAGDLAGRIEVRSTNEIGKLFAGLAHIQQRLSETVGTVRHSSQLIRDGAQEIADGNSSLSTRTVQQASSLEDTASSMEELTSTVGQNADNARQASSLADSAAQAAKRGGEVVGEVVSTMGEISSSSQKVAEIIKLIDSIAFQTNILALNASVEAARAGEQGRGFAVVAGEVRSLASRSAQASQEIRALINASVERVDAGSKLVAQAGSSMQEIVDSVQKVADIMDEIAAASQEQSSGIALVNQAVTQMDVVTQQNANLVQEASRSAADLVGEANRLRQAVEGFRVLAEFEQAAGRSPAAAAKSWAQTQFESAERSVARQPTTPARKESSRRETDDDWQDF
- a CDS encoding methyl-accepting chemotaxis protein, whose amino-acid sequence is MRNNQPVTQREYELQDDDFLISRTDLKGRITYANPAFVKVSGYSHAELMGANHNLVRHPDMPPVAFANLWQTIQGGQSWNGIVKNRRKNGDHYWVNANVTPYYENGQLAGYASVRVKPSRRDIDTAAAAYQAIQAGQGGNLGLARGRLVKRGLPGLLERLGKLGSLRGRLTLMVGSSVALLLLSGLLGYLGMQAESAAAHGSYQMAQLGLVLVGLLLLAGLGYSTVRSVLRPLHASMDFTAQLAAGNLGAELPDFGEHEMGRMAHLLDTLRKSLTSIAADVNGSIDTFAHSAHEIARGNENLASRTEQQAASLQQTAASMEQLTGTVQQNAGNARQASQLSGDASDTVRDSGAVMSQVVETMREITATSRKMTEIINVIDSIAFQTNILALNASVEAARAGEQGRGFAVVASEVRNLASRSAAAAKEIRSLIDSSSLQIESGAQLVRRAEQSIDGVVGAVTRVNDIMGEIAAASDEQSSGIAQVNQAVVQMDDVTQQNAGLVQSAAQVAKRLEDQVAEVERAISVFRLKETAARPAAVRAPQASRPAVAATGKGMPNTGPAAMSAKGSSGKPDSRRDVPVVEEWESF
- a CDS encoding CheR family methyltransferase, translated to MPGAAGILGRDLVLTDTDFARICQLIYDRAGIVLADNKREMVYSRLAKRLRLHGISHFGDYLDRLARQPAAREWEAFTNALTTNLTAFFREAHHFPLLAQHIAGRSEPVRIWCAAASTGEEPYSIAMTLLESLPASVASQSQVIATDIDTDALAKAKVGVYPLKQVLEIGEERVKRFFLKGSGERIGLARVRPELARMVDFRQLNLHAPRWDVSGQFDAIFCRNIMIYFDKPSQTRILKRFVPYMKPDGLLITGHSENFTYLTDEFKLRGQTVYTLAPGAKA